The Thermonema lapsum genome window below encodes:
- a CDS encoding O-methyltransferase, whose protein sequence is MLSAYLLHRLRAKDEHSLHSPFVFDFYMKVIKAKEGYYAFDEIEQLRRELLRDRQQVALQGFGAGSRFPRNTQLKRLVRRAAAPPKLGQMLFRAALYMHARHIVELGTHVGIATAYLAKTSSQAKVYTFEGEPSLLEIAQKNFQKLNLHNIELVQGNIDESLPSCLPKIKRIDLLYVDANHRYAPTLRYVEQCLPYLHENSLVVLDDIHWSAEMEKAWGELRQQPHFGISIDLFRAGLLFLRQKQPKQNFVLRF, encoded by the coding sequence ATGCTAAGTGCTTACCTATTGCATCGGCTTCGTGCCAAAGATGAGCATAGTCTTCACTCGCCCTTCGTCTTCGATTTTTACATGAAGGTTATCAAGGCAAAAGAGGGCTACTATGCCTTTGATGAAATAGAACAGCTGCGCCGCGAACTGCTACGCGATAGGCAGCAAGTGGCATTGCAAGGTTTTGGTGCCGGCTCCCGCTTCCCCAGAAATACACAGTTGAAGCGTTTGGTGCGACGGGCGGCAGCACCTCCCAAATTAGGGCAGATGCTTTTTCGTGCCGCTTTGTACATGCACGCACGCCATATCGTAGAGCTGGGCACTCATGTGGGCATCGCCACTGCCTATCTGGCAAAGACTTCTTCCCAAGCAAAAGTATATACCTTTGAAGGAGAACCCTCCCTACTGGAAATAGCCCAAAAAAACTTCCAGAAATTGAACTTACACAACATCGAGCTTGTGCAAGGAAATATAGACGAAAGCCTGCCTTCATGTCTGCCCAAAATTAAACGTATAGACCTGCTTTATGTGGACGCCAACCACCGCTACGCCCCCACTTTGCGTTATGTGGAACAATGCCTGCCCTACCTGCATGAAAACAGCCTTGTTGTTCTGGACGACATCCACTGGTCTGCCGAGATGGAAAAGGCATGGGGCGAATTGCGCCAACAGCCGCATTTCGGTATCAGCATTGACTTGTTCCGTGCAGGGCTGTTGTTTTTGCGACAAAAGCAACCCAAACAAAATTTTGTATTACGTTTCTAA
- a CDS encoding DUF202 domain-containing protein — protein MTHPAKPKEDRHSPPLGVGDKLALERTRLANERTFLAYFRSFVVFLSSGIAILKVGIMKEVRELGWGLLFLAPCLLLIGTYRFFHVKKKLQKFYHMQDDD, from the coding sequence ATGACACACCCTGCAAAACCCAAAGAAGACCGACACAGTCCCCCCTTGGGGGTTGGCGATAAGCTGGCATTGGAGCGTACCCGTTTAGCCAATGAACGGACTTTTTTGGCTTATTTTCGCAGCTTCGTAGTTTTTCTTAGCTCTGGCATTGCCATTCTCAAGGTAGGCATCATGAAAGAAGTCAGAGAGTTGGGCTGGGGTCTGCTGTTTTTAGCTCCTTGCCTGCTGTTGATAGGTACTTACAGATTTTTTCATGTAAAAAAGAAACTCCAGAAATTCTACCATATGCAAGACGATGACTGA
- a CDS encoding heavy metal translocating P-type ATPase: MAKIEQQLRCYHCGDGCSETDALHYDEKTFCCQGCQAAYMLLQANGLCDYYKLSEKAGVKVEQDRWEEKYSFLDSEEVVNSLLDYRDEQLAVVRLYIPSIHCSSCIWLLEHLPRLQEGIEEARLFFSKKILQIHYHPGQLALKAIAVLLARLGYAPLIRMDNAAAENQTKKQDYRLYWKLGLTGFCAGNIMLLSFPEYFSLQEIVEGQYLRFFQYLNAMLALPAFFYGGSDYLRGARHSLRNFFSGKDRQLSLDVPLALGMWALLLRSAYDTFIAGQAGYWDSLAGLVFFLLIGKWVQNKTYEHLSFERDYRSYFPLAVQRKSPNGYYHSVPIRQVEKGDWLRLHHEEVLPCDSRLLSKQAYLDYSFVTGESHPVEARQGDHLYAGAKVIGQAIEVEVEKPVEQSYLVSLWDNFRKKRPTHRRFVDLVAQYFTFATLGIATLAAALWWWLSPNTAHWWMVGSAVLIVACPCALSLSTPFTLGAAMTVLAKRGLFVRNQEVIEQLREVQHIVMDKTGTLTESSRSDVEWQGQALDENEKQLLASLVAQSSHPLSRSIAQLLGNLPLLEVSNFREQKGKGIAAEIAGDIVRMGSASFVGLSASPQGAESYVYVAINTRILGYFRVRPVYRRGLGQVLQSLRGMGYRLSLLSGDHAHSAQLFSPFFQKEEMHLEQSPHDKSRFIEACRQNGEKVLMLGDGLNDAGALRQSDVGVAISEEIHAFSPACDALLQAEAFEQLPAMLRYARASRYVVYVNLGLSLLYNLIGISWAISGALSPVVAAILMPLSSVSVVVVATLSAQWLAFQIFSQNSKKK; the protein is encoded by the coding sequence ATGGCAAAGATAGAACAACAACTGCGGTGTTATCACTGCGGTGATGGCTGTAGCGAAACGGATGCCTTGCATTATGATGAGAAAACCTTTTGCTGCCAAGGCTGCCAAGCTGCCTACATGCTACTACAAGCCAACGGGCTATGCGACTATTACAAACTGAGCGAAAAGGCGGGCGTAAAGGTAGAGCAAGACCGTTGGGAAGAAAAATACAGTTTTCTTGACAGTGAAGAAGTAGTCAATAGCCTACTCGACTACCGCGACGAACAATTGGCTGTTGTGCGCCTCTACATTCCTTCCATCCATTGCAGCTCTTGCATTTGGCTGCTCGAGCACCTGCCCCGCCTGCAAGAAGGCATTGAAGAGGCGCGCCTTTTTTTCTCAAAAAAAATATTGCAGATACACTACCACCCGGGGCAACTGGCGCTTAAAGCCATTGCCGTGCTGCTGGCGCGGCTGGGCTATGCCCCACTCATACGCATGGACAATGCGGCTGCCGAAAACCAAACAAAAAAACAAGATTACCGCCTGTATTGGAAACTGGGACTGACTGGCTTCTGCGCCGGCAACATCATGTTGTTGAGTTTTCCAGAATATTTTTCTCTGCAGGAAATAGTAGAGGGGCAATATCTGCGCTTTTTTCAATACTTGAATGCTATGCTGGCGCTGCCCGCCTTCTTTTATGGGGGCAGCGATTACTTGCGTGGAGCGCGCCATTCGTTGCGCAACTTCTTCTCGGGCAAAGACCGTCAGTTAAGTCTGGACGTGCCCTTGGCGCTGGGTATGTGGGCGCTGCTGCTGCGCAGTGCTTACGACACCTTTATAGCCGGACAAGCCGGCTACTGGGACAGTCTGGCAGGGTTGGTTTTCTTTTTGCTCATTGGCAAATGGGTGCAAAACAAAACCTACGAACACCTGTCTTTTGAAAGAGACTACCGTTCTTATTTTCCCTTAGCAGTGCAGCGCAAAAGCCCCAATGGCTACTACCACAGCGTACCCATCCGCCAAGTAGAAAAGGGCGATTGGCTACGCCTCCATCACGAAGAAGTGCTGCCTTGCGACAGCCGGTTGCTCAGCAAGCAAGCTTACTTGGATTACAGCTTCGTAACGGGTGAATCGCATCCGGTAGAAGCCCGCCAAGGCGACCATTTGTATGCTGGCGCCAAAGTGATTGGGCAAGCCATCGAAGTAGAAGTGGAAAAACCCGTAGAACAAAGCTATCTGGTATCGCTCTGGGACAACTTCCGCAAAAAGCGCCCTACCCACCGCCGCTTCGTAGACCTCGTGGCTCAATATTTCACTTTTGCCACCTTGGGCATAGCTACCCTTGCCGCTGCCCTTTGGTGGTGGCTTTCTCCCAATACTGCCCACTGGTGGATGGTAGGCAGTGCCGTATTGATTGTGGCTTGCCCCTGTGCCCTCTCGCTCTCGACCCCCTTCACGCTGGGCGCCGCTATGACCGTGCTTGCCAAGCGGGGCTTGTTTGTGCGCAACCAAGAAGTAATAGAACAGCTGCGCGAAGTGCAGCATATTGTAATGGATAAAACCGGCACACTCACCGAAAGCAGCCGTAGCGATGTGGAATGGCAAGGGCAAGCGCTCGACGAAAACGAAAAGCAATTGTTGGCGTCGTTGGTGGCTCAATCCTCACACCCGCTAAGCCGCAGCATTGCCCAGCTGCTGGGCAACTTGCCTTTGTTGGAAGTGAGCAACTTCCGTGAACAAAAAGGCAAGGGCATTGCTGCCGAAATAGCCGGCGACATCGTCCGGATGGGAAGCGCCTCTTTTGTAGGCTTGTCTGCCTCGCCCCAAGGTGCCGAAAGCTATGTATATGTAGCCATCAACACCCGCATATTAGGATATTTCCGCGTGCGCCCGGTATATCGCCGTGGCTTGGGGCAAGTGTTGCAATCGCTTCGTGGCATGGGGTACCGCCTCAGCCTTCTGTCGGGCGACCATGCGCACAGCGCCCAACTGTTTAGCCCTTTCTTTCAAAAAGAAGAGATGCACTTGGAGCAAAGCCCCCACGACAAAAGCCGCTTCATAGAGGCTTGCCGCCAAAACGGCGAAAAAGTGCTGATGCTGGGCGACGGCTTGAACGATGCCGGGGCGCTGCGTCAAAGCGATGTGGGCGTAGCCATTTCAGAAGAAATACATGCCTTTTCGCCTGCTTGCGATGCACTGCTCCAAGCTGAGGCATTCGAGCAGCTGCCCGCCATGCTTCGTTATGCCCGTGCCAGCCGTTACGTGGTCTATGTCAACTTGGGGCTGTCGCTTCTCTACAACCTCATAGGTATCTCTTGGGCTATAAGCGGTGCGCTCTCGCCTGTGGTAGCGGCTATCTTAATGCCTCTGAGCTCGGTATCGGTGGTAGTAGTGGCAACCCTGAGCGCCCAGTGGTTGGCTTTTCAAATATTTTCGCAGAATAGCAAAAAGAAATAG
- the ccoS gene encoding cbb3-type cytochrome oxidase assembly protein CcoS: MSVIVLLVLVSTTVAALFVGIFFWAVRSGQYEDVESPAVRILYEDQPKEQPPARFT; encoded by the coding sequence ATGTCTGTGATTGTTTTGTTGGTATTGGTGAGTACAACAGTTGCTGCCTTGTTTGTGGGTATCTTCTTTTGGGCTGTGCGCAGCGGGCAATACGAAGATGTAGAGAGCCCGGCGGTACGCATCCTTTACGAAGACCAGCCCAAAGAACAGCCCCCTGCCCGCTTTACATAA
- a CDS encoding DUF2905 domain-containing protein, whose product MQETPNIGKWLMVVGGALFVLGLIWWAAGRYLSFGKLPGDLIIKRDNFTFYFPLASSLLLSLLLSLVFWLMSRLR is encoded by the coding sequence ATGCAAGAAACCCCCAATATAGGCAAATGGCTGATGGTGGTCGGTGGCGCTCTGTTTGTGTTAGGGTTGATATGGTGGGCTGCTGGTCGTTATCTTTCTTTTGGCAAACTGCCCGGCGACCTCATCATCAAGCGCGACAATTTCACTTTTTACTTCCCTTTAGCCAGCTCGTTGCTTTTGAGTTTATTGCTATCGCTGGTGTTTTGGCTCATGAGCCGCTTGCGTTAG
- a CDS encoding restriction endonuclease subunit S yields MKTHNDSPRIPRLRFPEFQNAGEWEVKKLGEVANFLKGRGISKSDINNNGTQPCIRYGELYTHYNEVIKEIKSFTNLNGEGLILSEPNDVIIPSSGETKEEIATASCVKLGGVALGGDLNILRSSLVNGEFLAYYLSHGLKKTISKIAQGDTVVHLYAAQLKKLTIRVPKAKEEQEKIAACLSSLNEVIAGEREKLALLQQHKKGLLQQLFPQEGETVPKLRFKEFEDSGEWDYFNGDKLFEPIVNKNHNSDLPILAITQEHGAIPREMIDYHVSVTDRSIESYKVVEVGDFIISLRSFQGGIEYSKFKGLCSPAYVILRKKTELENDFYRHYFKTTSFIQDLNKNLQGIRDGKMISYKQFSEILIPFPSLPEQQKIAACLSSLDDLIAAQTEKIELLEQHKKGLVQGLFPVGN; encoded by the coding sequence ATGAAAACGCATAACGACAGCCCCCGCATCCCCCGCCTCCGCTTCCCCGAATTCCAAAATGCAGGAGAGTGGGAGGTGAAGAAGTTGGGGGAAGTGGCTAATTTTTTGAAGGGTAGAGGTATCTCAAAATCTGATATTAACAATAATGGAACACAACCGTGCATAAGATATGGGGAGCTTTACACTCATTACAATGAGGTGATTAAAGAAATAAAGTCATTTACTAATCTTAATGGAGAAGGTTTAATCCTAAGTGAACCAAACGATGTGATTATTCCTTCATCAGGAGAAACAAAAGAAGAGATTGCCACAGCATCTTGTGTTAAGTTAGGTGGTGTTGCTTTAGGAGGCGATTTAAATATTTTAAGGTCTTCACTTGTAAACGGGGAGTTCCTCGCTTATTATTTAAGTCACGGATTGAAAAAAACCATTTCAAAAATTGCCCAAGGCGATACAGTAGTTCATTTGTATGCAGCACAATTAAAAAAACTCACTATTAGAGTTCCAAAAGCAAAGGAGGAACAAGAAAAAATCGCCGCCTGTCTCTCGTCTTTAAATGAAGTGATAGCAGGCGAGCGGGAAAAGTTAGCCCTGCTGCAACAACACAAAAAAGGACTGCTGCAACAGCTCTTCCCACAAGAGGGCGAAACCGTGCCAAAACTGCGGTTTAAGGAGTTTGAGGATAGCGGGGAGTGGGATTATTTTAATGGAGATAAATTATTTGAACCCATTGTAAATAAAAATCATAATTCAGATTTACCAATACTCGCAATCACTCAGGAACATGGCGCAATTCCAAGAGAAATGATTGATTATCATGTTTCTGTTACAGATAGGAGCATTGAAAGTTATAAAGTGGTTGAAGTTGGTGATTTTATAATTAGTTTAAGGTCATTTCAAGGAGGAATTGAATATTCTAAATTCAAGGGATTGTGTAGTCCAGCCTATGTAATTCTTAGGAAAAAGACTGAATTAGAGAATGATTTTTACCGTCATTATTTCAAGACAACATCTTTTATTCAAGATTTAAATAAAAACCTTCAAGGCATAAGAGACGGCAAAATGATTAGCTATAAACAATTTTCGGAAATTCTTATCCCCTTCCCTTCCCTCCCCGAACAACAAAAAATCGCCGCTTGCCTCTCGTCCTTAGACGACCTCATCGCTGCCCAAACGGAAAAAATTGAATTGCTGGAGCAGCACAAAAAGGGGCTGGTGCAGGGGCTGTTTCCAGTGGGGAATTGA
- a CDS encoding glycosyltransferase family 2 protein produces the protein MPKISAVIVTLNEEQHLEQCLRSLVGIVDEIVVVDSSLTNKTKEIALQYNARLIQHKFEGYIEQKNWATEQATYDYVLLLNANEQLSDTLKASIAEVKQNWTHDGYTFNRLTNYCGRWMRYTSWRPSRTLRLYNRRMGQWAATPPTML, from the coding sequence ATGCCAAAAATTTCAGCAGTAATTGTTACGCTCAATGAAGAGCAGCATCTTGAACAGTGTTTGCGCTCGCTGGTGGGAATTGTTGATGAAATAGTGGTGGTGGATAGTTCCTTAACCAACAAGACAAAAGAAATAGCTCTACAATATAATGCACGACTTATCCAGCACAAGTTTGAGGGATATATTGAACAAAAGAATTGGGCTACTGAACAGGCAACTTACGATTACGTTCTATTGCTCAATGCAAATGAGCAACTATCGGATACATTAAAAGCTTCGATTGCTGAAGTAAAGCAAAACTGGACACACGACGGCTATACATTCAACCGGCTTACCAATTATTGTGGGCGATGGATGCGTTATACAAGCTGGCGTCCCTCACGCACGCTTCGGCTTTACAATCGTCGTATGGGGCAGTGGGCAGCTACTCCCCCCACGATGCTTTGA
- a CDS encoding glycosyltransferase has protein sequence MDALYKLASLTHASALQSSYGAVGSYSPHDALIMKKGARIKHLKGNLLHYSFHTIGQQITQINKFSELQSETFYYKGYSASIFSILLKPLWRFFWEYFIKLGILDGFYGFVVSVNAAYEVYLKYAKLKKIIDFEKTRTPHRVCFFTSNVPTRNFEFQYITDIKTAEEHCTQIVLFSSYQSGLIQECKQAGIHCIEKRIKFYVWLGPLFIYLLYRIFERLRIRAFVVNNLFDAQLIHLCIKFGLKAEIYYHIGEKPEDEEKVLRYISAHHPIKKILINHGVPLSNSHLPASKLVYLSNNRITLEHLRHQPKVAILLDKIHRPNCGLGRVSIDFSKALSEQAAQNNFIEFSYLVYGENEPQHLKSRQVFRLKDIHRFIPAHYDNFDILHILHQTPAFRVACSGKKVLTIHDLNFLFTKSKRKARRYLKEVQHMVDNADAVVFISQFTRKVCEQHLKFYPHQILRVIYNGVKLPQETPQRPDFLNFDEPYLFTIGQCLPKKNFHVLIPFVKRLEGRYRLIIAGENDTAYGLYLRKLVEQYNLQNTVILPGPVSEAEKQYLYQHCTAFVFPSLAEGFGLPVIEAMLNHKPVFCSDRTSLKEIGSTHVFFWQTFEPTDMKAVFEYGMSVFDDAHSAAAYAYAQQFSWQKNAQEYYKLYKELLQA, from the coding sequence ATGGATGCGTTATACAAGCTGGCGTCCCTCACGCACGCTTCGGCTTTACAATCGTCGTATGGGGCAGTGGGCAGCTACTCCCCCCACGATGCTTTGATTATGAAAAAAGGTGCACGAATCAAGCATTTAAAGGGCAACCTATTGCATTACTCGTTCCATACCATTGGACAGCAAATCACCCAAATCAATAAATTTTCGGAGTTACAATCAGAAACTTTTTACTATAAGGGATACAGCGCCAGTATCTTTTCCATTCTACTGAAACCTCTCTGGCGTTTTTTCTGGGAATATTTTATAAAACTGGGAATTTTAGATGGTTTTTATGGCTTTGTTGTAAGCGTCAATGCTGCATACGAAGTTTACCTGAAATATGCTAAGCTGAAAAAGATAATTGACTTTGAGAAAACCCGTACGCCTCACAGGGTTTGTTTTTTTACTTCAAATGTTCCAACCCGCAATTTTGAATTTCAATACATCACCGATATAAAAACAGCAGAGGAGCATTGCACCCAAATCGTACTGTTTAGCTCCTACCAATCTGGACTAATTCAAGAATGCAAGCAAGCAGGCATTCATTGTATTGAGAAGCGGATAAAATTCTATGTATGGTTGGGTCCTTTGTTCATATATCTTCTTTATAGGATATTTGAGCGTTTGCGTATTCGCGCCTTTGTAGTTAATAATTTGTTCGACGCCCAACTCATTCACTTATGCATAAAGTTTGGGCTAAAAGCTGAGATATACTACCATATTGGGGAAAAACCGGAAGATGAGGAAAAAGTATTACGATACATTTCCGCCCATCATCCAATAAAGAAAATTTTAATTAACCATGGGGTTCCTTTGTCTAACTCGCATTTGCCAGCCAGTAAATTGGTATATCTAAGCAATAATCGAATTACGCTGGAACACTTGAGGCATCAACCGAAAGTAGCCATCCTGCTCGACAAGATACATCGCCCCAATTGTGGCTTAGGAAGGGTTTCCATCGATTTTAGCAAAGCACTCTCGGAACAAGCTGCTCAGAATAATTTCATAGAATTCAGCTACTTGGTATATGGGGAAAACGAACCCCAACATCTAAAAAGCAGACAAGTCTTTCGCTTAAAGGACATACATCGTTTTATTCCTGCGCATTACGATAATTTTGACATACTGCACATACTGCATCAAACGCCAGCATTTCGTGTGGCATGCAGTGGCAAAAAAGTGCTCACCATTCACGACCTCAACTTTTTGTTTACAAAGAGCAAGCGAAAGGCACGGCGCTATTTAAAGGAAGTTCAACACATGGTGGACAATGCCGACGCTGTGGTTTTTATTTCGCAGTTTACCCGCAAAGTTTGTGAACAACATTTGAAATTTTATCCGCATCAAATTTTGCGAGTTATATACAATGGCGTGAAGTTACCCCAAGAAACACCACAGCGACCGGATTTCTTAAACTTCGACGAGCCCTATCTATTCACCATTGGTCAATGTTTGCCCAAAAAAAACTTTCATGTGCTCATCCCCTTTGTGAAGAGGCTCGAAGGTCGCTATCGATTGATTATTGCAGGGGAAAATGATACTGCTTATGGATTGTATCTTCGTAAGTTAGTAGAACAATACAATTTGCAAAACACGGTAATATTACCGGGTCCAGTGAGCGAAGCCGAAAAACAGTATCTGTATCAACACTGTACTGCCTTTGTATTTCCTTCATTGGCTGAAGGGTTTGGTTTGCCTGTTATAGAAGCAATGTTGAACCATAAGCCCGTTTTCTGTTCCGACCGAACCAGCTTGAAAGAAATTGGCAGTACTCATGTATTTTTCTGGCAAACGTTCGAACCTACGGATATGAAAGCGGTTTTTGAGTATGGTATGAGTGTTTTTGATGATGCCCACAGTGCCGCAGCCTACGCATATGCACAGCAATTTAGCTGGCAAAAAAACGCTCAAGAATACTACAAATTATACAAGGAGCTATTGCAAGCTTAA
- the tsaB gene encoding tRNA (adenosine(37)-N6)-threonylcarbamoyltransferase complex dimerization subunit type 1 TsaB: MILSIETATDVCSVALHQEGALLASFSLHLPQAHGKHLASLIDKMKQELSLDLKQLNAIAVSKGPGSYTGLRIGVATAKGLCYVLQKPLIAVNTLEAMAHRVQQLKLIKEAWMCPMMDARRMEVYCMLIDEQGKVQMPTEAKIIDQNSFGELLSTKYVIFFGNGMPKCRPLLEAHERALFMEHIIPHAEDVGALAWQRFQEGAFEDIAYFEPFYLKDFIAGKPKSKLNPQ; the protein is encoded by the coding sequence ATGATTTTAAGCATAGAAACAGCTACCGATGTTTGTTCTGTTGCGCTGCACCAAGAGGGGGCGCTGCTTGCTTCGTTTAGCCTGCACCTGCCACAAGCCCATGGCAAGCATCTGGCATCGCTCATAGACAAGATGAAGCAAGAGTTGTCGCTGGATTTAAAGCAGCTCAATGCCATTGCCGTTTCCAAAGGTCCCGGTTCCTATACCGGCTTGCGCATAGGCGTAGCCACCGCCAAAGGGCTCTGCTATGTTTTGCAAAAGCCTTTGATAGCTGTCAATACGCTCGAAGCTATGGCACACCGTGTACAGCAATTGAAACTCATCAAAGAAGCATGGATGTGCCCCATGATGGATGCCCGCCGCATGGAGGTGTATTGTATGCTCATAGACGAGCAAGGCAAAGTGCAAATGCCCACCGAAGCCAAAATCATAGACCAAAACAGCTTCGGCGAACTTTTATCTACGAAATATGTTATTTTTTTTGGGAATGGCATGCCCAAGTGCCGTCCTTTGCTCGAAGCTCATGAACGGGCGCTTTTCATGGAACACATCATCCCTCATGCCGAAGATGTGGGCGCTTTGGCATGGCAACGCTTCCAAGAAGGTGCCTTCGAAGACATTGCCTACTTCGAGCCTTTCTATCTGAAAGACTTTATCGCCGGCAAACCCAAATCCAAACTAAACCCACAATGA
- a CDS encoding DUF2480 family protein, translating to MKEEPIINRVALSPLVSLDLQDFYPEGECVWIDLAPQLYQGMILREKDFREYVKNENWSQYEGKNVAVGCSADAIVPMWAYMLLATALAPYARHVTYGTLEDLQRELWLQQIQKIDVNSFKDKKVVVKGCGKKPIPEYAFTLLTARLQPHVSSLMYGEPCSTVPVYKRKK from the coding sequence ATGAAAGAAGAACCTATCATAAACCGTGTGGCACTCAGCCCGCTTGTGAGCCTCGACTTGCAAGACTTTTACCCAGAGGGCGAGTGTGTGTGGATTGACCTTGCGCCGCAACTTTATCAAGGCATGATACTGCGTGAAAAAGATTTCCGAGAATATGTAAAAAACGAAAACTGGAGCCAATACGAGGGCAAAAACGTGGCAGTGGGCTGCAGCGCCGATGCCATCGTGCCCATGTGGGCTTATATGCTGCTGGCTACGGCTCTGGCGCCCTATGCCCGGCATGTAACCTATGGCACCCTCGAAGACCTGCAACGTGAACTATGGTTGCAGCAAATTCAGAAAATCGATGTCAACAGTTTTAAAGACAAAAAAGTAGTGGTCAAAGGCTGTGGCAAAAAACCTATTCCAGAATATGCCTTTACATTGCTTACCGCCCGCCTGCAGCCTCATGTAAGTAGTCTTATGTATGGCGAGCCCTGCAGTACCGTGCCAGTTTACAAACGAAAAAAATAA
- a CDS encoding YpdA family putative bacillithiol disulfide reductase translates to MPNFYDVIIIGAGPCGLACAIEAHKASLRYLVVEQGSIAESIRRYPTHMRFFSTADNISIAGIPFAIAEAKANRSEALQYYRKVSEYFQLKLKLHTRVERIEPQETGFVLHTQRNEPLHCRAVIVATGYFTRPRLLQVEGENLPHVSHYYKEPFEYVHQKVVIIGGGNSAVEAALDLYRHGAQVHMLLRGNDFKPTAKYWLLPDLKRRIAEGYIQASFGCQVQRITPDAVEYRQHGQLQRLPADFVLALTGYLPDDKLLRQAGVKVDDELVPLHNEHFETNVKGLYVAGTVICGIHTEKVYIENGRLHAPVIIQHLSRQLHNELGISTQRSTH, encoded by the coding sequence ATGCCTAACTTCTACGATGTCATCATTATAGGTGCTGGTCCTTGTGGCTTGGCGTGTGCTATTGAAGCACACAAGGCGTCGTTGCGTTATTTAGTGGTGGAACAAGGCAGCATAGCGGAGTCCATACGCCGTTACCCAACGCATATGCGCTTTTTCTCTACTGCCGACAACATCAGCATTGCCGGCATTCCCTTTGCCATTGCCGAAGCCAAAGCCAATCGCAGTGAAGCCTTGCAATATTACCGCAAAGTAAGCGAGTATTTCCAGCTAAAACTTAAATTACATACGCGCGTTGAACGCATCGAGCCGCAAGAAACGGGCTTTGTTTTGCATACACAGCGCAACGAGCCCTTGCATTGCCGGGCGGTGATTGTGGCTACCGGTTACTTCACCCGCCCGCGCCTCTTGCAGGTAGAAGGCGAAAACTTGCCGCATGTGTCTCACTACTACAAAGAGCCTTTTGAATACGTACATCAAAAGGTGGTCATCATCGGCGGGGGCAACTCGGCAGTAGAAGCAGCCCTTGACCTCTACCGCCATGGCGCACAGGTGCACATGCTGCTGCGGGGCAACGACTTCAAGCCCACAGCTAAATACTGGCTGCTGCCCGATTTGAAAAGGCGCATCGCCGAAGGATATATACAAGCCTCCTTTGGATGCCAAGTACAGCGCATCACTCCCGATGCCGTAGAATATAGGCAGCATGGACAACTGCAACGCCTGCCTGCCGACTTTGTGTTGGCACTCACTGGTTATCTGCCCGATGACAAGCTGCTGCGCCAAGCAGGTGTAAAAGTGGACGATGAGCTGGTGCCTCTGCACAACGAACATTTCGAAACCAACGTAAAAGGCTTGTATGTAGCAGGCACTGTCATCTGTGGAATACACACCGAAAAGGTCTATATCGAAAACGGGCGTTTACATGCCCCCGTCATCATTCAACACCTAAGCCGGCAGTTACACAATGAACTTGGCATCAGCACCCAAAGAAGTACTCATTGA